One Numenius arquata chromosome 9, bNumArq3.hap1.1, whole genome shotgun sequence DNA window includes the following coding sequences:
- the IRS1 gene encoding insulin receptor substrate 1, with amino-acid sequence MASPTDNNEGFFSDVRKVGYLRKPKSMHKRFFVLRAASESGPARLEYYENEKKWRHKSGAPKRSIPLESCFNINKRADSKNKHLVALYTKDEHFAIAADSEPEQESWYQALLQLHNRAKGHHHLHHHHHHHHSDVTFGGSSAGLGEAGEDSYGEVAPGPAFKEVWQVILKPKGLGQTKNLIGIYRLCLTNKTISFVKLNSDAAAVVLQLLNIRRCGHSENFFFIEVGRSAVTGPGEFWMQVDDSVVAQNMHETILEAMRAMSEEFRPRSKSQSSSNCSNPISVPLRSRHHVNNPPPSQVGLSRRSRTESVTATSPAGGGGGGTGGKPSSFRVRASSDGEGTMSRPASVDGSPVSPSANRTHSHRHRGNSRLHPPLNHSRSIPMPSSRCSPSATSPVSLSSSSTSGHGSTSDCLFPRRSSASVSGSPSDGGFISSDEYGSSPCDFRSSFRSVTPDSLGHTPPARGDEELNYICMGGKATSSCCSLAAPNGHFIPRTCHPQQQPRYPSTPCCPRGGSEEVADLEKAFRKRTHSAGTSPTISHQKTPSQSSVASIEEYTEMLPSYPCSGNRLPSYRHSAFVPTHSYPEECLEMHHLDSGHHRTNSAPHTDDGYMPMSPGVAPVPSGGGPPKGGDYMPMSPKSVSAPQQIINPGRGGRHPPATVDSNGYMMMSPSGSYSPDSGSAGYGKIWTNGAGHHPKLSVESNEGKLPCGGSDYINMSPASGSTTSTPPDCYFGGAGQPGVEEAATAAHHKPIYSYFSLPRSFKHVHRRGGSGVAGEEGSPQPRMALGSSRLLYAAEDSSSSTSSDSLGGGGGTEGGPPPQAQPPRKVDTAVQTKGRLARPTRLSLGGPKASTLPRAREQPPLLLPPEPKSPGEYVNIEFIAGEKPAFPSSALGLGLPPPPGNEGAEEYMNMELGPPRAPCPAGFAATRAVSTARSGRGAAPGGRDYVTMQLGGAAGGGSCSDCADSPSPCSPALLLSYADVRAGRSAAEKPPPAATASPELSRPPAELSAAPPRSSSLLGGPGAGSAFTRVSLSPGRNQSAKVIRADPQGGRRRHSSETFSSTPSAARGAAGSGGGLGAAFPCGGAGGAEEVKRHSSASFENVWLRPAAGEARREPGAAPAVENGLNYIDLDLVKDFSHRRRHHHLHPPAEGAALPGGKQPPPKPPGQPRGSGHSSDDLSAYASISFQKREEM; translated from the coding sequence ATGGCTAGCCCCACAGATAATAACGAGGGCTTCTTCTCAGATGTCAGAAAGGTGGGTTACTTGCGCAAACCCAAGAGTATGCATAAACGCTTTTTCGTGCTGAGGGCAGCCAGCGAGTCTGGACCTGCCCGGCTGGAGTATTACGAGAATGAGAAGAAATGGAGACACAAGTCAGGGGCCCCCAAGCGCTCCATCCCACTAGAAAGCTGCTTCAATATCAACAAACGGGCTGACTCCAAGAACAAGCACCTGGTGGCCCTCTACACCAAGGACGAGCACTTTGCCATTGCAGCTGACAGCGAGCCTGAACAGGAGAGCTGGTACCAAGCGCTGCTGCAGTTGCACAACAGGGCCAagggccaccaccacctccatcaccatcaccaccaccaccacagcgaCGTCACCTTTGGAGGCAGCAGTGCGGGACTGGGGGAAGCAGGTGAGGACAGCTATGGTGAAGTAGCCCCTGGCCCGGCTTTTAAGGAAGTTTGGCAAGTAATTCTGAAGCCTAAGGGCCTAGGCCAGACAAAGAACCTGATTGGCATCTACCGCCTGTGCCTGACTAACAAGACCATCAGCTTTGTGAAGCTGAATTCAGATGCGGCTGCTGTGGTGCTGCAGCTGCTCAATATCCGTCGCTGTGGTCACTCTGAGAACTTCTTCTTCATTGAGGTGGGGCGCTCGGCTGTCACTGGACCCGGTGAGTTCTGGATGCAGGTGGATGACTCGGTGGTGGCACAGAACATGCATGAAACCATCTTGGAGGCCATGCGAGCAATGAGTGAGGAATTCCGACCCCGCAGCAAGAGCCAGTCCTCCTCAAACTGTTCCAACCCCATCTCTGTGCCCCTTCGCAGCAGGCATCACGTCAACAACCCTCCACCCAGCCAAGTGGGGCTCAGCCGCCGGTCCAGGACTGAGAGTGTCACGGCCACCTCTCctgctggtggtgggggtggaggtACAGGTGGCAAACCCAGCTCTTTCCGGGTTCGAGCGTCGAGTGATGGGGAAGGCACAATGTCGAGGCCTGCCTCTGTGGATGGTAGCCCAGTTAGTCCCAGTGCCAACCGGACCCATTCGCATAGGCACCGTGGCAACTCCAGGCTCCATCCTCCACTCAACCATAGCCGGTCCATCCCAATGCCTTCCTCACGCTGCTCTCCTTCAGCCACCAGTCCAGTCAGCCTTTCATCCAGCAGTACTAGTGGCCATGGCTCCACCTCGGACTGCCTGTTTCCACGAAGGTCTAGTGCTTCAGTGTCTGGCTCCCCTAGCGATGGTGGATTTATTTCTTCTGATGAGTATGGTTCCAGCCCGTGTGACTTTCGCAGCTCCTTTCGCAGTGTGACTCCAGATTCATTGGGACACACCCCACCAGCTCGGGGAGATGAAGAGCTCAACTACATCTGCATGGGGGGGAAGGCCACCTCCtcttgctgcagcctggcagccccCAATGGCCACTTCATCCCACGCACCTgccacccacagcagcagccccgCTACCCTAGTACACCGTGCTGTCCTCGAGGTGGTAGCGAGGAGGTTGCCGACTTGGAGAAGGCATTCAGGAAGCGGACTCACTCTGCAGGTACATCGCCCACCATCTCCCACCAGAAGACGCCCTCACAGTCTTCGGTGGCCTCCATTGAGGAGTACACAGAGATGCTGCCTTCTTACCCCTGTAGTGGCAACCGGCTGCCCTCCTACCGGCACTCAGCCTTTGTGCCTACTCACTCCTACCCAGAGGAGTGTCTGGAGATGCACCACCTGGACAGCGGCCATCATCGGACCAACTCTGCCCCGCACACGGATGATGGCTACATGCCCATGTCGCCTGGTGTAGCCCCTGTGCCCAGCGGTGGGGGGCCCCCCAAGGGTGGTGACTACATGCCCATGAGTCCTAAGAGTGTGTCAGCCCCGCAGCAGATCATCAACCCTGGCAGGGGAGGCCGCCATCCTCCAGCCACGGTGGACTCCAATGGCTACATGATGATGTCCCCCAGCGGCAGCTACTCTCCCGACAGCGGTTCTGCGGGCTATGGGAAGATCTGGACAAATGGCGCAGGCCACCACCCTAAACTCTCAGTGGAGAGCAACGAAGGGAAGCTCCCCTGCGGTGGCAGCGACTACATCAACATGTCCCCAGCCAGCGgctccaccaccagcaccccGCCTGACTGCTACTTCGGAGGCGCGGGGCAGCCAGGTGTTGAGGAGGCCGCCACTGCGGCCCACCACAAACCCATCTACTCCTACTTCTCGCTGCCACGCTCCTTCAAGCACGTGCAccggcggggcggcagcggggtGGCAGGTGAggagggcagcccccagccccgcatGGCTCTGGGCTCCAGCCGCCTCCTCTATGCCGCCGAGGACTCGTCCTCCTCCACCAGCAGCGACAGcctgggcggcggcggcggcaccgagGGCGGCCCCCCGCCACAGGCGCAGCCCCCGCGCAAGGTAGACACGGCCGTGCAGACCAAGGGCCGCCTGGCGCGACCCACCCGGCTGTCGCTGGGCGGCCCCAAGGCCAGCACCCTGCCGCGGGCCCGGGAGCAGCCCCCGCTCCTCCTGCCCCCGGAGCCCAAGAGCCCCGGCGAGTACGTGAACATCGAGTTCATCGCCGGCGAGAAGCCGGCCTTCCCCTCGTCCGCCCTGGGGCTgggcctgccgccgccgccgggcaaCGAGGGAGCCGAGGAGTACATGAACATGGAGCTGGGGCCGCCGCGGGCCCCCTGCCCCGCCGGCTTCGCCGCCACCCGGGCGGTCTCCACAGCCCGGTCCGGCCGAGGCGCGGCCCCCGGCGGCCGGGACTACGTGACGATGCAGCTGGGGGGCGCCGCCGGCGGGGGCTCCTGCTCGGACTGCGCCGACAGCCCTTCCCCCTGCTCGCCCGCCCTCCTGCTCAGCTACGCCGACGTGCGGGCGGGTCGCTCCGCCGCCGAGAAGCCCCCTCCGGCGGCGACGGCTTCCCCGGAGCTGTCGCGGCCGCCGGCCGAGCTGTCGGCGGCGCCGCCGcgctcctcctccctgctgggggGTCCCGGCGCGGGCAGCGCCTTCACCCGCGTCAGCCTCAGCCCCGGCCGCAACCAGAGCGCCAAGGTGATCCGCGCCGACCCGcagggcggccggcggcggcacAGCTCCGAGACCTTCTCCTCCACGCCCAGCGCCGCCCGCGgagcggcgggcagcggcggcgggctcGGGGCGGCCTTCCCctgcggcggcgcggggggcgccGAGGAGGTGAAGCGGCACAGCTCTGCCTCCTTCGAGAACGTCTGGCTGCGGCCCGCCGCGGGGGAGGCCCGCCGTGAGCCGGGGGCCGCGCCCGCCGTGGAGAACGGGCTCAACTACATCGACCTAGACTTGGTGAAGGACTTCAgtcaccgccgccgccaccaccacctccacccccccgCCGAGGGCGCCGCTCTGCCGGGGGGCAAGCAGCCGCCGCCGAAGCCCCCGGGCCAGCCCCGCGGGAGCGGCCACTCCAGCGACGACTTGAGCGCGTACGCCAGCATCAGCTTCCAGAAGCGGGAGGAGATGTAG